The following proteins are encoded in a genomic region of Thalassophryne amazonica chromosome 5, fThaAma1.1, whole genome shotgun sequence:
- the trmt2a gene encoding tRNA (uracil-5-)-methyltransferase homolog A, protein MMADNSSCAVASNPPTTEEKTDDLMQDSPEDVKSKANTEKDGEAASKADVYRYIKQDLFTSEIYKVEIRNLPKFTGFNDLKKFLAKHSINPHKIKLFGKQTFAFVTFKNEEERTKAMKRVHGTQWKGQVLSVRLAKPKADPILRKRKREEEDGAAGQPLTKQPDIEDEEPLCNQIANVVTPLWNVPYEEQLKRKEQEVVAVLQRLAKEIGSTNKAMLPWLFAQKGKYNKMCCQLEEIRPSPSETEYRNKCEFLISVGADGENKTIGFRLGKYKGGSCAVVGPEETCHVSVEAKRVVSDFQKFIRTTPYSVYRPETYEGHWKQLTVRTTRLKQAMAIVFFNPQKLEEEELDALKSSMRLCFTEGEGKDSGVTSLYFVREGQRTSPNAEDFPCELVAGESCIHEELLGLKFRISPHSFFQVNTGAAEVLYSAVGEWAQLDHDSTLLDVCCGTGTIGISLAKRVKKVIGIELCQEAVEDAKVNAKLNGLTNVEFHCGKAEDVFPNILGALVSPNITAIVDPPRAGLHSKVILAIRRAEHLKRLVYVACNPKAAINNFIDLCRAPSNRVHGAPFRPVRAMAVDLFPQTMHVEMLLLLERVDYDSKQESSNKP, encoded by the exons ATGATGGCAGACAATAGTAGCTGTGCTGTAGCCAGTAATCCCCCGACCACAGAGGAGAAGACTGATGACCTCATGCAGGACTCCCCAGAAGATGTCAAATCCAAAGCCAACACTGAAAAAGATGGTGAAGCAGCATCCAAAGCCGATGTGTACCGCTACATCAAACAAGACCTTTTCACGTCCGAGATCTATAAAGTGGAGATCCGCAATCTACCCAAGTTCACCGGCTTCAATGACTTGAAGAAGTTCCTGGCTAAGCACAGCATCAACCCCCACAAAATCAAGCTGTTCGGCAAGCAGACCTTCGCTTTTGTGACCTTTAAGAATGAGGAGGAGCGCACCAAGGCCATGAAGAGGGTGCATGGCACGCAGTGGAAGGGCCAGGTGCTCAGTGTTAGGTTGGCTAAGCCCAAAGCCGACCCCATCCTCAGGAAGCGGAAACGGGAGGAGGAAGATGGTGCGGCCGGGCAGCCCCTGACTAAGCAACCAGATATTGAGGATGAGGAGCCGCTCTGTAACCAGATAGCCAATGTGGTGACTCCTTTGTGGAATGTGCCGTATGAGGAGCAGCTGAAGAGGAAGGAGCAGGAGGTGGTGGCAGTTCTACAGAGGCTGGCAAA AGAAATTGGCAGCACAAACAAAGCCATGCTACCATGGTTGTTTGCACAGAAAGGAAAATACAACAAAATGTGCTGTCAGTTGGAAGAGATTCGACCTTCTCCTTCTGAG ACAGAGTACAGAAACAAGTGCGAGTTCCTCATTTCAGTGGGTGCAGATGGTGAGAATAAGACCATCGGTTTCCGTCTGGGAAAATACAAAGGAGGCTCCTGCGCTGTGGTGGGGCCCGAGGAGACCTGCCATGTCTCAGTTGAGGCCAAAAGGGTGGTCAGCGACTTCCAGAAGTTTATCAG GACAACGCCATACTCCGTGTACAGGCCTGAAACCTATGAAGGCCACTGGAAGCAGCTGACTGTACGCACTACGAGGCTCAAACAAGCCATGGCTATTGTCTTCTTTAACCCACAG aAACTTGAAGAAGAGGAGCTTGATGCACTGAAGAGCTCCATGAGGTTGTGCTTCACAGAAGGAGAGGGGAAAGACAGCGGCGTCACATCTCTTTACTTTGTTCGTGAAGGCCAAAG GACATCTCCAAATGCAGAAGACTTCCCGTGTGAGCTCGTCGCTGGAGAGAGCTGCATTCATGAGGAACTCCTGGGTCTTAAGTTCAGAATATCTCCTCATTCCTTCTTCCAG GTGAACACAGGAGCTGCAGAGGTTCTGTACTCTGCTGTAGGGGAGTGGGCCCAACTGGACCATGACAGCACACTGCTGGATGTGTGCTGTGGGACAGGAACCATCGGCATCTCTCTCGCTAAG AGGGTAAAGAAGGTGATTGGGATCGAGCTGTGCCAGGAAGCTGTGGAGGATGCCAAAGTTAATGCAAAGCTCAATG GTCTTACAAATGTTGAGTTTCATTGTGGAAAGGCAGAGGACGTGTTTCCCAACATTCTTGGTGCTCTAGTCTCACCCAACATCACAGCTATTGTGGATCCACCGAGAGCAGGCCTGC ATTCCAAGGTGATACTTGCCATCAGGAGAGCAGAACACCTGAAGAGGCTGGTTTACGTGGCCTGCAATCCCAAGGCAGCTATTAACAACTTCATTGA CCTGTGTAGAGCGCCGTCCAACAGAGTTCACGGGGCACCGTTTCGTCCAGTGCGAGCCATGGCAGTTGATCTGTTCCCTCAAACCATGCACGTGGAGATGCTACTGTTGTTGGAGAGAGTGGACTACGACTCCAAGCAGGAGAGCAGCAACAAACCTTAA